The Lutibacter sp. A64 genome segment TTATTTAGAGCAGTTATGGGTTGAAGCCTTGTATAAAAAGTATAAGGTTAAAATTAATAAGTCAGAAAAAAAGAGATTAATTAAATTAAATCAGAAAAAAAGTTGAAACAATTAGCCGTTTATATATGCTTGTTTTTTATGTTGCTGTCGTGCAATTATTTTACTATAAAAGATGATACGCGTGAAGCTGTAGCACGTGTAAACGATACATACCTTTATAAGAAAGATTTAAAAAATGTTGTTTCGGCAGGAGTGTCTAAAACCGATAGTATTTTATTGGTAAATAATTTTATTAATAATTGGATAAAGCAACAGTTGTTGCTAGAGAAAGCTCAAATTAATTTAGAAAATAAAACAGAAGAATTTGATGTTTTAGTGAAAACATATAGAGAAGATTTATTTATAAATTCTTATAAAGAAGCTGTTGTTAAACAGTATTTAGACACAACAATTACAGAAAATGATATTCAAGAATTTTATTCTAAAAACAATCAAAACTTTAAATTAAATGAAGAGTTATTAAAGTTAAAGTATATTAAAATTGGAAAAGATATTTACAATAAAGAATCGGTAATAAAATTGTTTAAATCTTCTAAAAAAAGCGATTTAGACAGTCTTCATTCTGTAGAAATGGCCTTAAAATCACATCATTTAAACGATTCGGTTTGGGTAAAGTATACCGATTTAATTTTAAAAGTTCCAATATTAAAAAATGAAGATAAAAACCAATTATTAAAAAAAGATAATTTTATAGAAAAAGAAGATTCATTAAGCTTATATTTGGTGGCTATAAAAGATGTGTTAAAAAGAAATGAAATTGCTCCAACAAGCTATATAACACCTACAATTAAGCAAATGATTTTACATCAACGTAAATTATTATTATTAAGAAATATAGAAGAAACATTAATAGATGATGCAAGAAAAAAACAACAATTTGAAACATATTAAAATGAAAAAAAATATAATTTTAATAGCGCTACTTTTTATTTTTACAGGTATACAAGCACAAGATAGTACAACGTCTAATTCAGAAAGAATAAAAGTAGATGGTGTTGCAGTTGTAATAGGTAAGAATATTGTTTTAGACTCGGACATAGATAAATTCAAAAAAGAATTATTAAATCGTATGGAAGGTGCTGAATTAAATATTACAGATTGTGAAATTCTAGAAGAAATAATGACACAAAAACTACTTGCACATCATGCAGTTGTAGATAGTGTTTTAGTTTCAGAAGCAGAAGTAAACTCTCAAGTTGAACGTAATATTTCTTATTTTACCCAACAATTAGGTTCTATGGATGCTGTTGTTGAATACTATGGTTTTACAGATGAAGAAGATCTTAGAAAAGAATTATATACCATACAAAATGAACAACTTTTAATTCAAAGAGAAAAAGAAAGCATTACCGAAAAAATTGATGTTACTCCTGAAGAAGTTAGAAATTATTTTAATAACTTAGAAACAGAAGGTAATTTACCAGAGTTTAGTGCAGAAATTGAATTGGCACAAATAGTAAAAACTTTAAAACCTTCTGAAGAAGAAACCAACCGTGTTATAGATAAATTAAATGCCATTAAAAAAGATGTTGAAGATGGATATAGTTTTAGATTAAAAGCCATTATTAATTCTGATGATCCAGCAGTTTCAGGAAATGGACCAGGAGCAGGAGGGTTGTATACTATTACTAGAGAGTCTAATTTTATTAAAGAGTTTAAAGAAGTTGCTTTTAGTTTAGATGAAGGAGAGATTTCCGAGCCTTTCGAATCTGGTTTTGGTTTTCATATTATACTCGTAGAAAAAATTAAAGGACAAGAGCGCGATGTGCGTCATATTTTAATTCAACCAGTAATTTCTCAAGAAGAGTTAGATGCTTCAATGGATGAATTAACAAAAATTAGAACGCAAATTTTAAATGGAGAATTAACTTTTGAAGAAGCTGTAGCTAAATATTCAGATGATGCTGCAACAAGAAATAATCAAGGCTTAATTTTAAATCCGCAAACAAACGATACACATTTCGATTTAACACGTATGGATCCAAATCTATATAGCAAAGTTAGCAGTTTAAAAGCAGGGGAGATTACAGTTCCTTTTTATGATGAAGTTAGGGGTGAATCTAAAATGCATAAAATTATTATGTTAAAAAGCAAAAACGAAACTCATACAGCTAATTTTATTGATGATTATGAAAAAATTCAAGAGTTAACTTTACAGAAAAAAGAAGAAGAAACTATTGAAGATTGGGCAAAAGAAAAAATTGAAGACACATACATTAAAATTAACGAAGATTTTAAAAAATGTGAGTTTAGTAAAAACTGGAAAAAACAATAAATATGTCTGATGTTGATACGTTAAAACAATTAGTTGTAAAGTATAAAGCACTTAAAAAAGAAATTTCAAAAGTAATTATTGGGCAAGATGAAGCTATAGATCATATTTTATTATCTATTTTAAGTGGTGGACATTCTTTATTAATTGGTGTTCCAGGTTTGGCAAAAACACTAATTGTACACACTATTGCTCAAACTTTGGGTTTAGACTTTAAACGTATTCAATTTACACCAGATTTAATGCCTTCAGATATTTTAGGTAGCGAAATATTAGATGAAACAAGTCATTTTAAGTTTATAAAAGGACCTATTTTTAGCAATATAATATTGGCTGATGAAATAAATAGAACACCACCAAAAACACAAGCAGCTTTATTAGAAGCTATGCAAGAGCGTTCTGTTACCGTTGCAGGGCATCATTACACTTTAGCAAAACCATTTTTTGTATTGGCAACTCAAAATCCGATAGAGCAGGAGGGAACTTACCCTTTGCCAGAAGCGCAATTAGATAGGTTTATGTTTTCTATTCAATTGGATTATCCAACTTTTGAAGAAGAAGTTGATGTTGTTAAAGCCACTACTAATGATGAAAATCCGACTGTTAATTCTATTTTAACATCTAAAGAAATTGTAGATTTTCAACATTTGGTTAGAAGGATACCTGTTGCAGATAATGTTATAGAATATGCTGTAAAATTAGTATCTAAAACACGTCCAAATTCTTTAAATGCAACTGAATTGGTGAATAATTATATAGATTGGGGAGCTGGGCCAAGAGCTTCACAAAATTTAGTGTTAGGAGCAAAAGCACATGCTGCTGTTAACGGAAAGTTTTCTCCAGATATTGAAGATGTTCAGGCTGTGGCTTTTTCAATTTTAAGACACAGAATTGTACGAAATTACAAAGCTGAAGCCGAAGGAATTTCAGAAAAACAACTTATAGAATCGTTGTTTTAGTTATCTGTTTATAGTTAACAGTTACAGGTTTTAGTTATTAGATGCCAGATTACTAGTTAGCTACTCAACTACTTCAGTTTCATTAGAATTTTCAAAAAAGCTAAACATATTTCCACCATATTTTTTTTGATAGCTAATCTTAGCATGTGTATCTAATTTAGTGTGTTTAGAATGTTCAACAACAAGTAATCCGTTGTTGTTTAACAATTCATTTTCAAAAACTAAATTTACAATTTTCTCAAATTTATCTAATTCAAAATCGTATGGAGGATCTACAAAAATAACATCGAATTTTGAAGATGTTTTTTCTAAATATTTATACACATCACTTTTAATGGTTTGTATATCTGCTTCTAGTATTTTAGAGGTTTCATTAATAAATTTTATACAACCAAAATTAGCATCTATGGCTGTAATATTTGTTGTGCCTCTAGAAGCAAACTCATAACTTATATTTCCTGTTCCCGAAAATAAATCTAGTACAACTAAGTTATTAAAATAATATAAGTTGTTTAGAATGTTAAATAACGCTTCTTTTGCCATGTCAGTTGTTGGTCTAACAGGTAATTTTTTTGGCGCTTGTATGCGTTTACTTTTAAATTTTCCGGAAATTATTCGCATTAAAATTGATTTAGTACTGTAAAGTTTGTGTGTTTAGAGATACCATTAACGTGTGTTGCAGGTTTTTCTGATTTGTAGAAGCTAATATTTCTAATATATTGGTAAAGTAGTGTATATAATTCAGACTCTTTTTCAATATCTCCTAAAAGAATTAATTTAAACTCTTCTGGATTTAAATTAAGTTGTTCGGCTGTAAAAAGTATGTAATAAATAAAATCTTCTTTTGTTCTAAATGAGTGAAAATTATACAATTCTAATTTTTTATTTTTTAAGACTACAATCTCAAAGTTAAAATTAAAAACGTTTACAAAACAAAAATCGTCATCTAAGTTTTTATATTGATTTAAAAGGGTTTCTATTAAAATAGTAGATGAATGTTTAAAGGTAAATGCTCCGTAGCGATCGATTAAAAAATTATTAATATTTACAAAGGGAATGTATACATTAACTATTTCAGAATTGTCAATTTCATCAAAAGTAATATAATCGTTTTCAAGTACTTTAATGGTGTTTTGTAAGTAAAACTTTAAATTGTTTTTATCAAAAAAAGGTAAAGGAACTTGGGTAATTAAATTATTTAGATGTGATACGGTTACAGATTTATACTTAATTTGTAGTAATTCTTCTTGTGAAAATAGCTGTTTAACTAAATTTAAATGTTCGTATGGTGTTGGTGAGGTATTAGTAAATTCATATCTATGAAATACAGCAACACTAGTATTAGGTATATTATATACACAAAAAGAAAATCCATCCAAACTAAGTTGGATGGATAAATGGTTTTCTTCTAGATTTTTAAAATCTAAAGAACTATTCGTTAATTTGTTTATCTCCTTTATCATAAAATGGAGGCCAGTTTCCGTCTTCACTAACTTCTGTTAAAGAACCAACTCTTAAATATTCTCCTCTAATCTCTTCACCACCAATTGCTTCTTTTTCTTGTTTTACTAAGTTCATATCCATTCCTTTTAAGATAAGACCTTTATCTACTTTTATTTCAAAAACAGGGGCTTTTAAACCGGCTATTTTCTCAATAAAACCAACTTCAATTTTAAAATTTTGGTCAGTATCAGGAATTTTCATCATATTTTTATAATCAGTTCCAGCAAATTGAGTTTTAACATCTTCGTATCCAATTGTATCAACAACTCTTTCTTCAATTTCTTTAGTAATACCACCACCAACATTAATAGTTTTTGGTACGTTTCTAGTTTGTGTTAATGCAAATTTAGCTGTATCAATAAATTTAATAAGATCTTCTCCACTAGCAGTATAAGTACCTGTTACTTTTTTATGAGCAACTTCGGCATCACGTAAAACTTTTAATTTACTAATAACCTTGGCATACCTTTCTTTTTTCTCTTTATTAAACTTAATAGGTTTTCTAATCTCGAAGTTAATTTTATAAACTAAAAGTGCTGCAAGTGCAATTAGTATTATAGAAACTATCCAATGTAATTTTCTAGGAATAAAATTAACAATAGCATACGCTAAAAGCCCTGTAACCAAAATACCCGCTAGGATAATCAAAATTGTTGTCATTTGAATTTTCTTTTTTTATGTGTGTACGCAAATCTACAAATTTTTTTTAATGAGAAAAACTTTTTGGTAAAATCAATTTGTATATTTGAATTTTATTTTCAATATGATTAAAACACCATCAGATTTTTATCAAAAATTAATTCAAAAGTTCCCTTTTGAACCTACAAATTCACAAAATATATTATTAGAAGATTTGTCTAATTTTGTTTTTGATACAAATAAACAGGCTATGTTTCTTATTAAGGGGTATGCTGGTACTGGAAAAACAACAACAATTAGTACAGTAGTTAATAATTTATGGGAAATTGGAAAAAAAGTTGTTTTGTTAGCTCCTACAGGTAGAGCTGCAAAAGTTATTTCTGGATATTCGAAGCGACAAGCATTTACAATTCATAAAAAAATTTATTTTCCAAAAAAAAATAAAGGTGGTGGTATAGATTTTACCTTGCAAACAAATAAACACACAAATACTATTTTTATTATTGATGAAGCTTCAATGATTCCAGATAGCCCTACAAATGGAAAATTATTTGAAAAAGGTTCTTTATTAGACGATTTAATATCTTATGTATATTCTGGTGTGCAATGTAAAATTATTTTTATTGGAGATACCGCGCAATTACCACCCGTTAAGTTAAATATAAGTCCGGCGTTAGATGCGCAAAAGTTGGCACTTAATTATGATAAAGAAGTAAATGAAGTTGAACTAAATGAAGTGATGCGTCAACATAGCGATTCTGGAATTTTAATTAATGCCACAGAATTACGCTTAATAATTGCTAATAATGCGTTTGAAACATTTCAATTTAAATTAGGCTTTCCAGATTTAATTAGATTGGTAGACGGTTATGATATTGAAGATGCTATAAATACGGCTTACGATAATATTGGGGTAGAAGATACTGCTTTTATTGTACGTTCTAATAAACGAGCAAATCAGTACAATCAACAAATTAGAAGTAAAATTAGAGGACAAGAAAATGAAATTTCTACAGGAGATTTTATAATGGTTGTAAAAAATAATTATTTCTGGTTAAAAGAAACTAGTGAGGCTGGTTTTATTGCAAATGGTGATATCTGTGAAATTCTTCAAATATTTAATATTAAAGAATTATATGGCTTTAGATTTGCTGAAGTACAAGTTAGAATGATTGATTATCCTAATCAGAAACCATTTGAAACTGTATTGCTTTTAGATACTTTAACTTCTGAAACTCCTTCTTTACCCTATGAAGATTCTAATAGGTTGTATCACGAAGTAGGTAAAGATTTTGCACACGAAACTAAATACAAACAATTATTAGCTATTAAAAAGAGTAAATATTTTAATGCGTTGCAAGTTAAATTTTCTTATGCAGTAACCTGTCATAAATCTCAAGGTGGGCAATGGAAAAATGTTTTTATTGAACAACCTTATTTACCAGAAGGGCAAAGTATAGAGTATTTAAGATGGTTGTATACAGCCGTAACTAGGGCGCAAGAAAAAGTTTATTTAATAGGTTTTGAAGAAGCTTTTTTTATTGATTAAATTTATTTGTGGTACGGAAGCGTAAAGTAAAATGTGGCACCTTTATTTTTAGCACTTTCAACCCAAATTTTACCGCCTAACATTTCTGTAAAAGATTTACTTATAGAAAGCCCTAAGCCAGCGCCTTGTATTGCGTTAATATCTTCAATATCAGCTTGTATAAAACGTTCGAAAATTGCTTTTTGTCTATTTAAAGGAATACCAATACCTGTATCTTTAACATAAAATTCTATAAAATTACGTTCTTTTATAGCATATCCAACTTCAATAGATCCTTGATTGGTGTATTTAATAGAGTTTTTTATAAGATTGGTAAGAATGGCATAAAATTTTTCAAAATCAGTTCTAATTATGGCATGAGAATCGTTTAATTTTTTGTTTAAAATAAATTGAAGTCCTTTATTTGTAGCCTCAAGGTTAAAAAAGTTGAAAAGGTTGTCTAGTTGTTCGTTAATGCTTACTTCGGTGTATTTTATAGACATTAAACTTGCTTCAATTTTTGAAACATCAATAAGATTGTTAATTAGGTTAAGCATTCTATCACCACTTTTTTCAATAATACTTATGTATTTATCTTTTTTTTCACTTGGTAATTGTGGTGTTTTTAACAATTCAGTAAAACCAAGAATACCATTCATAGGAGTTCTTATTTCATGACTAATATTTGCTAGAAAAGCAGTTTTT includes the following:
- a CDS encoding AAA family ATPase, which gives rise to MSDVDTLKQLVVKYKALKKEISKVIIGQDEAIDHILLSILSGGHSLLIGVPGLAKTLIVHTIAQTLGLDFKRIQFTPDLMPSDILGSEILDETSHFKFIKGPIFSNIILADEINRTPPKTQAALLEAMQERSVTVAGHHYTLAKPFFVLATQNPIEQEGTYPLPEAQLDRFMFSIQLDYPTFEEEVDVVKATTNDENPTVNSILTSKEIVDFQHLVRRIPVADNVIEYAVKLVSKTRPNSLNATELVNNYIDWGAGPRASQNLVLGAKAHAAVNGKFSPDIEDVQAVAFSILRHRIVRNYKAEAEGISEKQLIESLF
- a CDS encoding DUF3822 family protein codes for the protein MIKEINKLTNSSLDFKNLEENHLSIQLSLDGFSFCVYNIPNTSVAVFHRYEFTNTSPTPYEHLNLVKQLFSQEELLQIKYKSVTVSHLNNLITQVPLPFFDKNNLKFYLQNTIKVLENDYITFDEIDNSEIVNVYIPFVNINNFLIDRYGAFTFKHSSTILIETLLNQYKNLDDDFCFVNVFNFNFEIVVLKNKKLELYNFHSFRTKEDFIYYILFTAEQLNLNPEEFKLILLGDIEKESELYTLLYQYIRNISFYKSEKPATHVNGISKHTNFTVLNQF
- a CDS encoding ATP-dependent DNA helicase, encoding MIKTPSDFYQKLIQKFPFEPTNSQNILLEDLSNFVFDTNKQAMFLIKGYAGTGKTTTISTVVNNLWEIGKKVVLLAPTGRAAKVISGYSKRQAFTIHKKIYFPKKNKGGGIDFTLQTNKHTNTIFIIDEASMIPDSPTNGKLFEKGSLLDDLISYVYSGVQCKIIFIGDTAQLPPVKLNISPALDAQKLALNYDKEVNEVELNEVMRQHSDSGILINATELRLIIANNAFETFQFKLGFPDLIRLVDGYDIEDAINTAYDNIGVEDTAFIVRSNKRANQYNQQIRSKIRGQENEISTGDFIMVVKNNYFWLKETSEAGFIANGDICEILQIFNIKELYGFRFAEVQVRMIDYPNQKPFETVLLLDTLTSETPSLPYEDSNRLYHEVGKDFAHETKYKQLLAIKKSKYFNALQVKFSYAVTCHKSQGGQWKNVFIEQPYLPEGQSIEYLRWLYTAVTRAQEKVYLIGFEEAFFID
- a CDS encoding peptidylprolyl isomerase; protein product: MKKNIILIALLFIFTGIQAQDSTTSNSERIKVDGVAVVIGKNIVLDSDIDKFKKELLNRMEGAELNITDCEILEEIMTQKLLAHHAVVDSVLVSEAEVNSQVERNISYFTQQLGSMDAVVEYYGFTDEEDLRKELYTIQNEQLLIQREKESITEKIDVTPEEVRNYFNNLETEGNLPEFSAEIELAQIVKTLKPSEEETNRVIDKLNAIKKDVEDGYSFRLKAIINSDDPAVSGNGPGAGGLYTITRESNFIKEFKEVAFSLDEGEISEPFESGFGFHIILVEKIKGQERDVRHILIQPVISQEELDASMDELTKIRTQILNGELTFEEAVAKYSDDAATRNNQGLILNPQTNDTHFDLTRMDPNLYSKVSSLKAGEITVPFYDEVRGESKMHKIIMLKSKNETHTANFIDDYEKIQELTLQKKEEETIEDWAKEKIEDTYIKINEDFKKCEFSKNWKKQ
- a CDS encoding peptidyl-prolyl cis-trans isomerase; this translates as MKQLAVYICLFFMLLSCNYFTIKDDTREAVARVNDTYLYKKDLKNVVSAGVSKTDSILLVNNFINNWIKQQLLLEKAQINLENKTEEFDVLVKTYREDLFINSYKEAVVKQYLDTTITENDIQEFYSKNNQNFKLNEELLKLKYIKIGKDIYNKESVIKLFKSSKKSDLDSLHSVEMALKSHHLNDSVWVKYTDLILKVPILKNEDKNQLLKKDNFIEKEDSLSLYLVAIKDVLKRNEIAPTSYITPTIKQMILHQRKLLLLRNIEETLIDDARKKQQFETY
- the rsmD gene encoding 16S rRNA (guanine(966)-N(2))-methyltransferase RsmD; this translates as MRIISGKFKSKRIQAPKKLPVRPTTDMAKEALFNILNNLYYFNNLVVLDLFSGTGNISYEFASRGTTNITAIDANFGCIKFINETSKILEADIQTIKSDVYKYLEKTSSKFDVIFVDPPYDFELDKFEKIVNLVFENELLNNNGLLVVEHSKHTKLDTHAKISYQKKYGGNMFSFFENSNETEVVE